Proteins from one Listeria weihenstephanensis genomic window:
- the polX gene encoding DNA polymerase/3'-5' exonuclease PolX, translating to MNKKKIINLLETIALYMELKGENSFKISAFRKAALALEQDERSLTEIEDFTKISGIGKSTAAIIQNYIETGESEELDSLKQEVPEGLIPLLKVPGLGGKKLSRLYQELGVIDRETLLEKAADGSISALKGFGQKSVDKMVEAVGEMGDRPDRYPLNDVLPIAQSLEAYLAGISEIDRFSHAGSFRRLRETVKDLDFVIATKDPQAVAKQLLAIETIDQVIAAGDTKVSVELDDTIKISVDFRMVAPEEFVSTLHHFTGSKNHNIKMRQIAKQQEEKINEYGVEDADGNVKQFDTEERFFAHFNIPFLPPEVRRDGTEIDRITAKTTFVQRADIKGDLHMHTTWSDGAYSLPEMIEACIAKGYEYMVITDHGQFLKVANGLTEERIRKQQAEIRAYNEQYSEIEVFSGIEMDILPDGTLDFSDDLLKDLDFVIASIHSSFSQSEEEIMNRLKTACENPYVHLIAHPTGRVIGRREPYNVNVEDLIKMAAKTGTALELNANPQRLDLSAKYLEIAAAHNVPIAINTDAHDTKHLDFMDIGVRAATKGWLSKENILNTMEKEDFLAFIKNNRS from the coding sequence ATGAATAAAAAGAAAATTATTAATTTACTGGAGACAATCGCGTTATATATGGAGTTGAAAGGTGAAAATTCTTTTAAGATATCTGCTTTTCGCAAAGCTGCATTAGCGTTGGAGCAGGATGAACGAAGCCTAACGGAGATTGAGGATTTCACAAAAATTAGCGGCATCGGTAAATCGACTGCGGCTATTATCCAAAACTATATCGAGACGGGTGAATCGGAAGAATTGGACTCGTTGAAGCAAGAAGTACCAGAAGGTTTGATCCCACTTTTAAAAGTTCCAGGACTTGGCGGGAAAAAATTATCACGCCTGTATCAAGAATTAGGTGTGATTGATCGCGAAACCTTGCTTGAAAAAGCGGCAGACGGCAGTATTTCAGCGCTAAAAGGTTTCGGACAAAAATCTGTAGACAAGATGGTGGAAGCTGTTGGGGAAATGGGAGACCGGCCAGATCGCTATCCATTAAATGATGTTTTACCGATTGCGCAAAGCTTAGAAGCGTATTTGGCTGGAATTTCTGAAATTGACCGATTTTCGCATGCTGGTAGTTTTAGAAGATTGCGCGAAACCGTGAAAGATTTAGATTTTGTGATCGCTACAAAGGATCCACAGGCAGTTGCAAAACAATTACTCGCGATTGAGACGATTGATCAAGTTATTGCGGCAGGAGATACGAAAGTCTCGGTAGAACTCGATGATACAATCAAAATTTCCGTAGATTTTCGAATGGTGGCGCCAGAAGAATTTGTTAGTACGCTACATCATTTTACAGGTTCTAAAAATCATAATATTAAAATGCGCCAAATCGCTAAGCAACAAGAAGAAAAAATTAATGAGTACGGTGTAGAAGATGCGGATGGAAATGTGAAGCAATTCGATACAGAAGAACGTTTTTTCGCACATTTTAATATTCCTTTCTTGCCGCCAGAAGTTCGGCGAGATGGCACAGAGATTGACCGAATTACGGCGAAAACAACATTTGTGCAGCGTGCAGACATAAAAGGTGATTTGCATATGCATACTACGTGGTCGGATGGTGCCTATTCTTTACCAGAAATGATTGAAGCTTGTATTGCCAAAGGATATGAGTACATGGTAATTACAGATCATGGGCAGTTTTTGAAAGTGGCGAATGGTTTGACAGAAGAGCGAATCAGAAAACAGCAAGCCGAAATTAGAGCGTATAATGAGCAATATTCGGAAATTGAAGTGTTTTCAGGTATTGAAATGGACATTTTACCAGATGGAACGCTTGATTTTTCGGATGATCTATTGAAAGACTTAGATTTTGTTATTGCATCGATTCATTCGAGTTTTTCACAATCAGAGGAAGAAATTATGAATCGTCTTAAAACGGCTTGTGAGAACCCTTATGTACATTTAATTGCGCACCCAACTGGCCGAGTTATTGGTCGACGTGAGCCGTACAATGTGAATGTGGAAGATCTTATCAAAATGGCGGCGAAAACAGGGACGGCGCTTGAATTGAATGCTAATCCGCAGCGACTGGATTTATCAGCAAAATATTTAGAAATAGCGGCAGCGCACAATGTTCCAATCGCGATAAACACGGATGCACATGATACGAAACACTTAGATTTCATGGATATTGGTGTGCGGGCGGCTACAAAAGGCTGGCTATCGAAAGAGAATATCCTAAACACGATGGAAAAAGAGGATTTTCTCGCATTTATAAAAAATAATCGTTCCTAG